The Bos indicus x Bos taurus breed Angus x Brahman F1 hybrid chromosome 11, Bos_hybrid_MaternalHap_v2.0, whole genome shotgun sequence genome includes a region encoding these proteins:
- the TMEM150A gene encoding transmembrane protein 150A isoform X2, giving the protein MTAWILLPVSLSAFSITGLWTVYAMAVMNHHVCPVENWSYNESCSPDPTEQGGPKTCCTLDDIPLISKCGSYPPESCLFSLIGNLGAFMVALICLLRYGQLLEQSRHSWVNTTTLITGCTNAAGLVVVGNFQVDHAKSLHYVGTGVAFTAGLLFVCLHCALSYHGATAPQDLAVAYLRIVLATIAFVTLILSGVFFIHESSQLQHGAALCEWVFVIDILIFYGTFSYEFGAVSSDTLVAALQPTPGRACKSSGSSSTSTHLNCSPESVAMI; this is encoded by the exons ATGACCGCCTGGATCCTCCTTCCTGTCAGCCTGTCAGCATTCTCCATCACTGGCCTATGGACTGT GTATGCCATGGCCGTGATGAACCACCACGTGTGCCCCGTGGAGAACTG GTCTTACAACGAATCTTGCTCTCCTGACCCCACGGAGCAAGGGGGCCCCAAGACCTGCTGCACCCTGGATGACATCCCCCTCATCAG CAAGTGTGGCTCGTACCCCCCTGAGAGCTGCCTCTTCAGCCTCATTGGCAACCTGGGTGCTTTCATGG TGGCCCTGATCTGCCTCCTGCGCTATGGGCAGCTCCTGGAGCAGAGCCGTCATTCCTGGGTCAACACCACAACGCTCATCACAGGCTGCACCAATGCTGCGGGTCTGGTGGTGGTGGGAAACTTCCAG GTGGACCACGCTAAGTCTCTGCACTATGTCGGAACCGGTGTAGCCTTCACTGCTGGCCTGCTCTTCGTTTGCCTGCACTGTGCCCTCTCCTACCACGGGGCCACGGCCCCCCAGGACCTGGCTGTGGCCTACCTGCGGATTGTGCTGGCAACCATCGCCTTTGTCACTCTGATCCTCA GTGGGGTCTTCTTCATCCACGAGAGCTCTCAGCTGCAGCATGGGGCAGCCCTGTGTGAGTGGGTGTTCGTCATTGACATTCTCATCTTCTACGGCACCTTCAGCTATGAGTTTGGGGCGGTCTCCTCGGACACACTGGTGGCCGCGCTGCAGCCCACCCCTGGCCGGGCCTGCAAGTCCTCTGGGAGCAGCAGCACCTCCACCCACCTCAACTGTAGTCCTGAGAGTGTCGCCATGATCTGA
- the TMEM150A gene encoding transmembrane protein 150A isoform X1 → MAHSTDSLTLKLPSSLFPLGPGLPRARRRHWASLLFSDIGSACPLPRSYNESCSPDPTEQGGPKTCCTLDDIPLISKCGSYPPESCLFSLIGNLGAFMVALICLLRYGQLLEQSRHSWVNTTTLITGCTNAAGLVVVGNFQVDHAKSLHYVGTGVAFTAGLLFVCLHCALSYHGATAPQDLAVAYLRIVLATIAFVTLILSGVFFIHESSQLQHGAALCEWVFVIDILIFYGTFSYEFGAVSSDTLVAALQPTPGRACKSSGSSSTSTHLNCSPESVAMI, encoded by the exons ATGGCGCACTCTACAGACAGCCTCACTCTAAAGCTCCCTTCATCTCTGTTCCCTCTTGGGCCGGGGCTGCCTCGAGCCAGACGGAGACACTGGGCCTCACTGCTCTTCTCTGACATTGGCAgcgcctgccccctccccag GTCTTACAACGAATCTTGCTCTCCTGACCCCACGGAGCAAGGGGGCCCCAAGACCTGCTGCACCCTGGATGACATCCCCCTCATCAG CAAGTGTGGCTCGTACCCCCCTGAGAGCTGCCTCTTCAGCCTCATTGGCAACCTGGGTGCTTTCATGG TGGCCCTGATCTGCCTCCTGCGCTATGGGCAGCTCCTGGAGCAGAGCCGTCATTCCTGGGTCAACACCACAACGCTCATCACAGGCTGCACCAATGCTGCGGGTCTGGTGGTGGTGGGAAACTTCCAG GTGGACCACGCTAAGTCTCTGCACTATGTCGGAACCGGTGTAGCCTTCACTGCTGGCCTGCTCTTCGTTTGCCTGCACTGTGCCCTCTCCTACCACGGGGCCACGGCCCCCCAGGACCTGGCTGTGGCCTACCTGCGGATTGTGCTGGCAACCATCGCCTTTGTCACTCTGATCCTCA GTGGGGTCTTCTTCATCCACGAGAGCTCTCAGCTGCAGCATGGGGCAGCCCTGTGTGAGTGGGTGTTCGTCATTGACATTCTCATCTTCTACGGCACCTTCAGCTATGAGTTTGGGGCGGTCTCCTCGGACACACTGGTGGCCGCGCTGCAGCCCACCCCTGGCCGGGCCTGCAAGTCCTCTGGGAGCAGCAGCACCTCCACCCACCTCAACTGTAGTCCTGAGAGTGTCGCCATGATCTGA
- the C11H2orf68 gene encoding UPF0561 protein C2orf68 homolog, producing the protein MEAAPSPGSGLCCKPGGRLDMSHGFVHHIRRNQLARDDYDKKVKQAAKEKARRRHTPAPTRPRKPDLQVYLPRHRDGSTHPSNPDCEESGESSSSGSSEPEPPGHQLFCLEYEADSGDITSVIVYQDDDPGRVSEEVSAHTPLEPLMREALKLRIQEEIAKRQSRH; encoded by the exons ATGGAAGCGGCGCCAAGTCCCGGGTCGGGACTCTGCTGCAAGCCTGGAGGGCGACTGGACATGAGCCACGGCTTCGTGCACCACATCCGACGGAACCAGCTCGCCCG GGACGACTACGACAAGAAGGTGAAGCAGGCGGCCAAGGAGAAGGCGAGGAGGCGGCACACGCCTGCGCCCACTCGGCCCCGAAAGCCCGATCTGCAAGTGTACCTGCCGCGACACCGAG ATGGCTCTACCCACCCAAGCAACCCAGACTGTGAGGAGTCCGGTGAAAGCAGCAGTAGTGGCAGCTCTGAGCCAGAGCCTCCTGGCCATCAGCTTTTCTGCTTAGAGTATGAGGCGGACAGCGGAGACATCACCTCAGTTATCGTGTATCAG GATGATGATCCAGGAAGGGTGAGCGAGGAGGTGTCAGCTCACACGCCTCTGGAGCCACTCATGCGAGAGGCCCTCAAGTTGCGCATCCAGGAGGAGATTGCAAAGCGCCAGAGCCGACACTGA